The following coding sequences lie in one Heyndrickxia oleronia genomic window:
- a CDS encoding sensor histidine kinase: protein MFKKRNKSVSSKSIKTRLVGNFIIIILISVLVFEALLIYFTRYYFYHNVENVLTNQIRISSDFYSKYFSNVPLEENVIDNVDVFWQQTNAQVQIVDLKGRVLLDSIGVENKQTLGSSDFYDALAGKKGVSIGKVDYGREKVMTVSYPLKSDEEVVGVLRFITSLSAVDKVIRNITLIFISIGIVVIVITGAIGLILSSSIVLPLREVTNAAEIMAGGNLEIRIKKNRNDEIGKLVDTLNYMAEEIKKREEIKDDFISLVSHELRTPLTSIKGWASTLSRVDRNETKIFDDGLTIIEKESDRLAIMVEELLDFSSFASGKISLNKKKTDLKDIFHFIEKQMRPKAMREGIHFQVECEELPHIELDGDRIKQVLINLLGNALKFTPPDGTVSLRGFMEKDAVIMSVIDTGCGISKEELPRITEKFYKGKNSKAHTGLGLSICDEIVKLHKGSLQFKSEVNVGTEVIVKLPLEINHTGVSL from the coding sequence ATGTTCAAGAAAAGAAACAAGAGTGTTTCTTCAAAAAGTATAAAAACAAGACTTGTTGGTAATTTCATCATTATTATCCTCATAAGTGTGTTAGTCTTTGAAGCGTTACTTATTTATTTTACTAGATATTACTTCTATCATAATGTCGAAAACGTATTAACAAATCAAATTAGAATTTCCTCGGACTTTTATTCAAAGTATTTTTCCAATGTTCCGCTCGAAGAGAATGTCATTGATAATGTAGATGTCTTTTGGCAGCAAACGAATGCACAGGTGCAAATTGTTGATTTGAAAGGCAGGGTCCTTTTAGATTCAATTGGAGTAGAAAATAAACAAACTCTAGGTAGCTCTGATTTCTATGATGCTTTGGCAGGAAAGAAGGGCGTTAGTATTGGAAAAGTTGACTATGGGCGCGAAAAGGTAATGACTGTGTCCTATCCTTTGAAATCAGATGAAGAAGTCGTAGGGGTATTGAGATTCATTACCTCACTTTCTGCCGTTGATAAAGTAATAAGGAATATAACTCTTATCTTTATTAGTATAGGGATTGTTGTAATTGTTATTACTGGTGCTATTGGTTTAATTCTCTCCTCAAGCATTGTGCTTCCACTAAGAGAGGTAACAAATGCAGCGGAGATTATGGCCGGAGGTAATTTAGAAATACGAATAAAGAAAAATAGAAATGATGAGATTGGAAAACTAGTGGATACGTTAAACTATATGGCAGAGGAAATAAAGAAAAGGGAAGAAATCAAAGATGATTTTATCTCCTTGGTTTCTCACGAGCTGAGAACTCCTCTTACTTCAATAAAGGGCTGGGCTTCAACATTAAGTCGGGTTGATCGAAATGAAACCAAAATATTTGATGATGGCTTGACAATTATTGAAAAGGAAAGTGACAGACTAGCCATAATGGTTGAAGAACTACTTGACTTTTCAAGTTTTGCTTCAGGGAAAATTTCTTTAAACAAGAAAAAAACAGATCTTAAAGATATTTTTCATTTTATTGAAAAACAAATGCGGCCAAAGGCAATGCGAGAAGGGATACATTTTCAAGTAGAGTGTGAGGAACTCCCACATATTGAACTAGACGGAGATCGAATTAAACAGGTATTGATTAATCTTTTAGGAAATGCCTTAAAATTTACTCCTCCTGATGGTACAGTCTCTCTGCGTGGTTTTATGGAGAAAGATGCGGTTATCATGTCTGTAATTGATACAGGATGTGGAATAAGTAAAGAAGAATTGCCAAGAATTACGGAAAAGTTTTATAAAGGAAAAAATAGTAAAGCACATACAGGTTTAGGTCTTTCTATATGTGATGAAATAGTCAAACTTCATAAGGGAAGTCTCCAATTTAAAAGTGAAGTAAATGTGGGGACAGAAGTTATTGTTAAGCTACCACTTGAAATCAATCATACAGGGGTATCATTATGA
- a CDS encoding NUDIX hydrolase has product MIRYAVGAIVFHGTKFMLVHKVKIRTLKGASDFKGEWDFPKGGVEPSDDSLTSALIRELEEETGSRNYQIIKQLAEPICFAFSKEFTEQTGYDKQMTTMFIVEYKGKPSVLKAKDNEINEILFLNKLEVLQRLTHDETKSYFEAVYDNYFN; this is encoded by the coding sequence ATGATTCGCTATGCGGTGGGGGCAATTGTTTTTCATGGCACAAAATTTATGCTTGTTCATAAGGTGAAAATACGCACACTAAAGGGTGCTAGTGATTTTAAAGGAGAATGGGATTTTCCAAAAGGAGGGGTAGAGCCGTCGGATGACAGCCTTACCAGTGCGTTAATAAGGGAATTAGAAGAGGAAACGGGTTCGAGGAATTATCAAATCATCAAACAACTTGCTGAACCGATTTGTTTTGCATTTAGTAAGGAATTCACTGAACAAACAGGGTATGATAAACAGATGACGACCATGTTTATCGTTGAATATAAGGGGAAACCTTCTGTACTCAAGGCAAAGGATAATGAAATCAATGAAATTCTATTTCTTAATAAGTTAGAAGTATTGCAGAGATTAACTCATGATGAAACGAAAAGTTATTTTGAAGCTGTATATGATAACTATTTTAATTGA
- a CDS encoding DUF3870 domain-containing protein, translating to MYNENTIFIIGDAKASQNNPITKKFNQFFLAFVVDRTDGKIIDVECSATVNLTIRFIQSIFINRFMDDPIIVEDINQRYFGASQKALIVAYQDALKKYQTITALSK from the coding sequence ATGTATAATGAAAACACTATTTTTATTATTGGGGATGCCAAGGCATCTCAAAATAATCCGATTACCAAGAAATTTAACCAGTTTTTTTTGGCGTTCGTAGTGGATCGAACCGATGGGAAAATAATTGATGTAGAATGTTCTGCAACGGTTAACTTAACAATCAGATTTATCCAATCGATTTTTATCAATCGTTTTATGGATGATCCGATCATTGTTGAAGATATTAACCAACGTTATTTTGGCGCATCTCAAAAGGCTTTGATTGTTGCTTATCAAGATGCTTTAAAAAAATATCAAACTATTACTGCTTTGTCTAAATAA
- a CDS encoding response regulator transcription factor, translating into MSNKVLIIEDEESIRGFIKINFNMHNFQVIEAESGEKGLMMASSEHPDIVILDVMLPGIDGYQVCESLRREFPDIGIIMLTAKGQDLDKIKGLELGADDYVVKPFNPMELILRAKSLVRRVGEKHDQVQSQNVTYGPFVIDTYSKKAYKNDRELSLTPKEFHLLQLFMENPGKAFSRNALLDTIWGSDFVGDHKIVDVNIRRLRVKIEDKTSKDLFIETVWGTGYRWRKD; encoded by the coding sequence TTGAGTAATAAAGTGTTAATTATTGAAGATGAAGAAAGTATTCGGGGCTTTATAAAAATTAATTTTAATATGCATAATTTTCAAGTGATAGAGGCGGAGTCGGGCGAAAAGGGTTTAATGATGGCGAGCTCAGAACATCCCGATATTGTTATCTTAGACGTGATGTTACCCGGGATAGATGGCTATCAAGTATGTGAATCATTGAGAAGAGAATTTCCCGATATAGGTATTATTATGCTTACTGCAAAAGGGCAGGATTTGGATAAAATTAAGGGGTTAGAGCTCGGAGCAGATGATTATGTTGTTAAACCATTTAATCCAATGGAGCTCATTTTGCGTGCGAAATCTTTAGTGAGAAGAGTAGGAGAAAAGCATGACCAAGTACAAAGTCAAAATGTCACATATGGACCATTTGTGATTGATACATATTCCAAAAAGGCTTATAAGAATGATAGAGAATTATCACTAACACCAAAGGAGTTTCATTTATTACAATTATTTATGGAAAATCCGGGAAAAGCTTTTTCAAGAAATGCTTTATTGGATACAATATGGGGCAGTGATTTTGTAGGGGATCATAAAATTGTTGATGTAAATATAAGAAGGCTGCGAGTGAAGATAGAAGATAAAACGTCAAAGGATTTATTTATTGAAACCGTATGGGGTACTGGCTATCGATGGAGGAAGGATTAA
- a CDS encoding MerR family transcriptional regulator, producing the protein MEYTVQKLGKLAGVSTRTLRYYDEIGILKPARINSSGYRVYGQGEVDRLQQILFYRELGVSLDRIKKIITSPSFDGTQALREHREKLLEKRKQLDVLIANVDRTIQLSEGRIQMSDQEKFEGFKKKMIENNEKEYGEEIRKKYGNGTVDQSNAKLMNMTEEQYEEVTKLEKLVKETLAEAFATGDPANDIAQKAADLHRQWLSYYWKDYSKEAHVGLAQMYVADERFTAYYDEEQPGMAEFLKNAIQIYTKK; encoded by the coding sequence ATGGAATATACTGTGCAAAAGCTTGGTAAATTGGCAGGGGTAAGTACAAGAACACTCCGATACTATGATGAGATTGGAATTCTTAAGCCGGCAAGAATCAATTCATCTGGATATCGGGTATATGGTCAAGGAGAAGTGGATCGTTTGCAGCAAATTTTATTTTATCGCGAATTAGGTGTCAGTCTAGATCGTATTAAGAAAATTATTACATCCCCTTCCTTTGATGGAACCCAAGCACTTAGAGAGCACCGTGAAAAACTCCTCGAAAAAAGGAAACAATTAGACGTCTTAATTGCAAATGTAGATAGAACCATTCAATTATCAGAAGGGAGAATTCAAATGTCAGATCAAGAAAAATTTGAAGGATTTAAGAAGAAAATGATTGAGAATAATGAAAAGGAATATGGGGAAGAAATCCGCAAAAAATATGGAAATGGGACAGTTGACCAGTCTAATGCAAAACTAATGAATATGACAGAGGAGCAATATGAAGAAGTAACGAAATTAGAGAAACTAGTAAAGGAAACTTTGGCGGAAGCTTTTGCAACAGGAGACCCAGCAAATGATATTGCTCAAAAAGCCGCTGATTTGCATAGGCAATGGCTCTCATATTATTGGAAAGATTACAGTAAGGAAGCACATGTAGGACTCGCACAAATGTATGTTGCCGATGAAAGATTTACCGCTTATTATGATGAAGAACAACCAGGAATGGCAGAGTTTTTAAAGAATGCGATTCAAATTTATACGAAGAAATAA
- the metA gene encoding homoserine O-acetyltransferase MetA, whose protein sequence is MPINIPRQLPAREILEQENIFVMDDERANSQDIRPLNILILNLMPEKERTEVQLLRLLGNSPLQLNIMFLHMESHVSKNVSKSHLEQFYTTFKNIKHRRFDGMIITGAPIELLRFDEVDYWPEMVEIMEWTKTNVTSTLHICWGAQAALYHHFGIDKYELGKKLTGVFKHRVLDPKVKIVRGFDEEFLAPHSRYTGNLRNEMVDSDNLMLLSESDEAGPFLFMSKDGRQIMMTGHLEYDAGTLAEEYTRDQLKGTGEVYMPKHYFPNDNPNEKPLHRWRSHAHLLFSNWLNYYVYQETPYQWE, encoded by the coding sequence TTGCCAATTAATATACCGAGACAATTACCTGCACGTGAAATTTTAGAACAAGAAAATATTTTTGTTATGGACGATGAACGAGCAAACAGTCAGGATATTCGTCCATTAAATATTCTTATTTTAAATCTGATGCCTGAAAAGGAGAGAACAGAAGTACAATTACTTCGGCTTTTAGGTAATTCACCCCTACAATTGAATATTATGTTTTTGCATATGGAATCACATGTATCGAAAAATGTGAGCAAATCCCATCTTGAACAATTTTACACAACCTTTAAGAATATAAAACATCGCCGTTTTGATGGAATGATTATAACAGGAGCCCCGATTGAACTTTTAAGATTTGATGAAGTGGACTATTGGCCTGAAATGGTAGAAATTATGGAGTGGACAAAAACAAATGTAACCTCGACTCTTCATATTTGTTGGGGAGCACAGGCAGCTCTGTATCACCACTTTGGTATTGATAAATATGAACTTGGCAAAAAATTAACAGGAGTATTTAAGCATCGTGTATTAGATCCGAAGGTAAAAATCGTTCGTGGCTTTGATGAAGAGTTTCTTGCTCCTCATTCACGATATACAGGTAATTTAAGAAATGAAATGGTCGATTCCGATAATCTTATGTTACTATCAGAATCGGATGAAGCAGGCCCGTTTTTGTTCATGTCCAAGGATGGGAGACAAATAATGATGACAGGTCATTTAGAATATGATGCCGGGACACTAGCTGAGGAATATACACGGGACCAGTTAAAGGGTACAGGTGAGGTCTATATGCCAAAACATTACTTTCCAAATGACAATCCCAATGAGAAACCGCTCCATAGATGGCGTTCCCATGCACATCTCCTATTTTCAAATTGGCTTAACTATTATGTATATCAAGAAACGCCGTATCAGTGGGAATAA
- a CDS encoding DUF819 domain-containing protein: protein MIKDGFMYLSVLVAFAALMVAFEKKFSSNRFFKFIPGIVLIYIGAAIMQTCGLFAHNESTASVYSNVKGALLPAMLAIMLLKCDIRSIFKLGPRMLGGFLVAVISIMIGFIVVYVAFQHFYIKDTWKAFGALAGSWTGGSANMVALQGILKVPENIFGYALMMDTINYAVWVMFMFWLVPFAGRFNRWTKADTSFIQKGFESASSEEKTGIQFQHLLYLLGIGLFISSFSTFAGQHLPEVGAVINGTSWTIMIASVIGLILGQTPVAKIAGALDVSNVMLYIIVALIASQSDFSNIAQAPIYLLSGLLIMLIHLIIMLLLGKLFKYDLFTLGVASLANIGGMASAPMLAAAYNRALIPIGVIMALIGSFLGTYFGMIVAKILSIF, encoded by the coding sequence ATGATTAAAGATGGATTCATGTATCTTAGTGTATTGGTCGCTTTTGCAGCTTTAATGGTTGCCTTTGAGAAAAAGTTTAGTAGTAACCGCTTTTTTAAATTTATTCCTGGTATTGTTCTTATTTATATCGGAGCAGCAATTATGCAAACCTGTGGCCTGTTTGCACATAATGAATCAACAGCTTCAGTTTATTCAAATGTAAAAGGTGCTCTACTTCCAGCTATGCTTGCGATCATGCTATTAAAATGTGATATCCGCAGCATCTTCAAATTAGGACCAAGAATGCTTGGAGGATTTCTAGTAGCAGTAATTAGTATAATGATTGGTTTTATCGTTGTTTATGTTGCTTTTCAGCATTTCTACATAAAGGATACATGGAAAGCTTTTGGGGCTCTTGCCGGTAGTTGGACAGGTGGTTCTGCCAATATGGTTGCACTTCAGGGAATATTGAAAGTGCCAGAAAATATCTTTGGCTATGCTTTAATGATGGATACTATTAACTATGCAGTGTGGGTCATGTTTATGTTTTGGCTCGTGCCATTTGCTGGTAGGTTTAATCGTTGGACAAAAGCTGATACTAGTTTCATTCAAAAAGGATTTGAATCAGCAAGCTCAGAGGAGAAGACTGGCATCCAATTTCAACACTTATTATATTTGCTTGGTATTGGTCTTTTCATTTCTTCATTTTCCACTTTTGCAGGACAGCATTTACCTGAAGTTGGAGCAGTGATCAATGGGACAAGCTGGACAATTATGATTGCTTCAGTCATTGGGTTAATTTTAGGACAAACTCCAGTAGCTAAAATTGCAGGCGCATTAGATGTCTCAAATGTAATGTTATATATTATTGTGGCACTGATTGCTTCTCAATCCGATTTTTCAAATATAGCTCAGGCACCAATTTATCTTTTATCTGGATTGTTAATCATGTTAATTCATTTGATTATTATGCTCTTACTAGGAAAACTCTTTAAATATGATCTCTTTACTCTTGGAGTAGCTAGCCTTGCTAATATTGGAGGTATGGCTTCAGCACCGATGTTAGCAGCAGCATATAACCGGGCATTAATTCCGATTGGTGTCATCATGGCTTTAATAGGTTCCTTTCTCGGAACGTATTTCGGTATGATTGTCGCAAAGATATTGAGTATCTTTTGA
- a CDS encoding histidine phosphatase family protein, translated as MIRLFVTRHAETDWNRQRRLQGWKDSELTETGINNAIALGHRLRDIKFQSVYVSPSTRTIKTAELIIGDRNYPMIIDDCLREIHLGEWEGQTQEFLEKEYSKEYNAFWNSPHLYQSETGESFAQLQERVQKALKRILAENDEGNILVVTHTVFIKSLLAHFKQFPLEKLWSPPFIYDTSLTIIEVDTESKITVEGDITHLSKGGL; from the coding sequence TTGATTAGACTGTTTGTGACAAGACACGCTGAAACCGACTGGAATCGACAAAGAAGGTTACAAGGGTGGAAGGATTCTGAGCTGACTGAAACAGGTATAAACAATGCAATCGCGCTTGGACATAGGCTCAGGGATATAAAGTTTCAATCAGTTTACGTAAGTCCAAGTACTCGAACGATTAAAACCGCTGAGCTTATTATAGGTGATAGAAACTATCCAATGATAATAGATGATTGTCTTAGAGAAATACATCTAGGAGAGTGGGAGGGGCAAACACAAGAGTTCCTTGAGAAGGAGTATTCTAAAGAATACAACGCCTTTTGGAACTCACCGCATTTATATCAATCCGAAACCGGAGAGAGCTTTGCTCAGTTACAAGAAAGGGTTCAAAAGGCATTAAAACGTATATTAGCTGAAAACGACGAAGGAAATATACTTGTTGTGACACATACAGTATTCATCAAGTCTTTATTAGCGCATTTCAAACAATTCCCCCTTGAAAAGCTTTGGTCACCCCCATTTATCTATGATACAAGCCTTACAATTATTGAAGTCGATACTGAATCTAAAATAACCGTGGAAGGTGATATTACACATCTTTCTAAGGGGGGCTTGTAA
- a CDS encoding DoxX family protein — translation MYTSIAIIRFLIAYVFITSGLMKLLNEELGNYFISLGLPFPVILMYIVAALEVVCGVLILMNRVIKLATIPLIGIMLGAILVTKIPILHSSIISFAFNARLDIIMLVLLITLYSRATKQPY, via the coding sequence ATGTATACGTCCATAGCCATTATTAGATTTCTTATTGCCTATGTTTTCATCACCTCAGGACTTATGAAACTACTTAATGAGGAATTGGGTAATTACTTTATTAGCCTAGGACTACCATTTCCGGTAATATTAATGTATATAGTCGCAGCTCTAGAGGTCGTGTGCGGTGTATTGATCTTAATGAATAGAGTGATTAAACTTGCGACAATTCCTTTAATCGGAATCATGCTGGGAGCCATACTAGTTACTAAAATTCCAATTTTACATTCTAGTATAATCTCATTTGCATTTAATGCTCGTCTAGACATTATCATGCTTGTCCTATTAATTACCCTATACAGCCGTGCAACTAAACAACCATATTAA
- a CDS encoding C45 family autoproteolytic acyltransferase/hydolase: MKQVYSEIIQFRGTHYDFGYLQGKKIKDSLIVKNRENQWKVRKPRFQVQEEEVKEAVIPFAPGIWDELLGMQSALEWPMDRILMEFGGYRLDYVRSGCSILTGEDYLIRNYDYHPKTYEGRYTLFQPTDKGYAIIGPSQRVTGRMDGMNEKGLVIGYNFMHRKNPGDGFICCMIGRFILESCANVHEAVEMLKEIPHRHSFTYVVFDQSGESIAVETSPRRVEVRKTNMCTNHFEIMKHENRNHLVDSKRRLEVLCHHQEHLEGAMEAFRLLNDTDKGVFSNLYGSWAGTIHTSGYLPRKMEAWFALGGDHEPVKLDFAKWLSGEDLSLERMIGTVDTDIPFVHMDEGADWFKS, encoded by the coding sequence GTGAAACAAGTATATAGTGAGATTATCCAATTTCGTGGAACTCATTATGATTTTGGATATTTACAAGGGAAAAAAATAAAAGATTCACTTATAGTTAAAAATCGTGAAAATCAATGGAAGGTTCGGAAGCCACGTTTTCAAGTACAAGAGGAAGAGGTAAAAGAGGCAGTTATTCCTTTTGCTCCTGGCATTTGGGATGAATTATTAGGAATGCAGTCTGCATTAGAATGGCCAATGGATCGCATATTAATGGAGTTTGGCGGATATCGCTTAGATTATGTCCGTTCAGGTTGCTCAATCTTAACAGGGGAAGATTATTTAATTCGTAACTATGACTACCATCCAAAAACTTATGAAGGCCGTTATACACTTTTTCAACCTACAGATAAAGGATATGCCATTATTGGACCAAGCCAGAGAGTGACGGGACGAATGGATGGAATGAATGAAAAAGGATTGGTAATAGGATATAATTTTATGCATCGGAAAAACCCAGGAGATGGGTTCATTTGTTGTATGATTGGCCGGTTTATACTAGAGTCATGTGCAAATGTGCATGAGGCAGTAGAAATGCTGAAAGAAATTCCACATCGACATTCTTTTACCTATGTCGTATTTGATCAAAGTGGTGAATCAATTGCCGTTGAAACCTCACCTCGTAGAGTAGAAGTTCGTAAAACCAATATGTGTACCAATCATTTTGAAATAATGAAGCATGAGAACCGCAACCATCTGGTCGATTCCAAGCGGAGATTAGAAGTCTTGTGTCACCATCAAGAGCACCTCGAAGGAGCCATGGAAGCCTTCCGTTTATTGAATGATACAGATAAAGGTGTTTTTTCAAATCTATATGGAAGTTGGGCAGGTACCATTCATACTTCCGGATATTTACCAAGAAAAATGGAAGCATGGTTCGCCTTAGGTGGGGATCATGAGCCAGTCAAACTAGATTTTGCTAAATGGCTGAGTGGTGAGGACTTGAGTTTGGAACGTATGATAGGAACCGTTGATACTGACATTCCATTCGTGCATATGGATGAGGGTGCGGACTGGTTTAAAAGCTAA
- a CDS encoding GNAT family N-acetyltransferase gives MFIRPAEKSDAVEAANLIHLAIKDIAETLTGEKEETKIRQVLAQLFTQERNRLSFQNCLVATTDQAIMGIIIIYSGADAQMLDKPIIERLKQSGEEKEIVIDKEAELEDYYIDTVCVNPDYQGQRIGTSLIQAAEKLASEKGFNRISLNVAKDNPKACQLYTRLGYKKEQVIQINGHDYDYMVKIID, from the coding sequence ATGTTTATAAGACCTGCAGAAAAAAGTGATGCAGTTGAAGCAGCAAATCTTATCCATCTAGCAATAAAAGATATTGCTGAAACTCTAACTGGAGAAAAGGAAGAGACAAAAATAAGACAAGTTCTCGCTCAGTTATTTACTCAAGAGAGAAATCGCCTTAGCTTTCAAAATTGTTTAGTAGCTACTACTGATCAAGCAATTATGGGAATTATTATTATCTATTCTGGAGCGGACGCTCAAATGTTAGATAAGCCAATTATCGAACGATTAAAACAATCAGGTGAGGAAAAAGAAATTGTGATCGATAAAGAGGCTGAATTAGAAGATTACTATATAGATACAGTTTGTGTAAATCCTGATTATCAAGGCCAACGAATCGGAACTTCCCTTATTCAAGCGGCTGAAAAATTAGCTTCAGAAAAAGGTTTTAACCGAATCTCTCTAAATGTAGCGAAGGATAATCCAAAAGCATGTCAATTATATACGCGTTTAGGATATAAGAAGGAACAAGTAATCCAAATTAATGGACATGATTATGATTATATGGTGAAAATCATAGATTAA
- the nagE gene encoding N-acetylglucosamine-specific PTS transporter subunit IIBC, whose translation MMNYFQRMGKSLMLPVAVLPAAAILTGIGYWIDPTGWGEGSPVAAFLIKAGNSILNNIPILFAVGLALGMSKQKDGAAALSGLVAFLVVKTLLSPDSVAMLQGIEEANVDPAFSKIDNAFVGIISGLIAASMYNRFSKVQLPAAFAFFSGKRLVPIVTAFLMLVVSVILFFVWPVVYTGLVSFGESISKLGAAGAGLYGFFNRLLIPTGLHHALNNVFWFDVAGINDIGNFWSNKGEKGITGMYQAGFFPVMMFGLPAAALAMYHTAKTKQKKVTASLMLAAGFAAFFTGVTEPLEFAFMFVAPALYFVHAILMGLSLTIAALFHWTAGFSFSGGFIDFFLSLRVPIANQPYMLILQGLVFAVIYYFLFRFLIVKFNLKTPGREDDPVAVGEGVLGESTATAGASGSKFANMAAIIYEGLGGDANVTGVDNCITRLRVDVRNMNAVDQNKIKSAGVPGIKVVGSNHIQVVVGTSVQFVADEIAKIRDEKGA comes from the coding sequence ATGATGAACTATTTTCAAAGAATGGGTAAGTCGTTAATGCTTCCAGTCGCCGTATTACCAGCGGCAGCCATTCTTACTGGGATTGGATATTGGATTGATCCAACTGGATGGGGAGAAGGAAGTCCAGTCGCAGCGTTTTTAATTAAGGCGGGTAACTCTATATTGAATAATATTCCAATTCTCTTCGCAGTTGGGTTGGCGTTGGGGATGTCAAAACAAAAGGACGGTGCAGCAGCATTAAGTGGGTTAGTAGCATTTCTAGTAGTGAAAACTTTGCTTTCTCCTGATTCTGTTGCCATGTTGCAAGGAATCGAAGAGGCTAATGTCGATCCTGCCTTTTCAAAAATAGATAATGCATTTGTTGGGATTATTTCAGGATTAATTGCTGCAAGCATGTATAATCGCTTTAGTAAAGTACAACTACCTGCAGCATTTGCGTTTTTTAGTGGGAAACGACTCGTTCCTATTGTGACGGCATTTTTAATGTTAGTGGTATCGGTTATACTATTCTTCGTATGGCCAGTGGTCTATACTGGACTTGTTTCCTTCGGAGAATCAATCAGTAAATTAGGTGCTGCCGGTGCTGGACTGTATGGATTCTTTAATAGATTATTAATTCCAACTGGCTTGCATCATGCGTTAAATAATGTATTTTGGTTTGATGTAGCTGGAATTAATGATATTGGTAACTTCTGGTCAAATAAAGGTGAAAAGGGAATTACAGGAATGTATCAAGCTGGATTCTTCCCTGTTATGATGTTTGGATTACCGGCAGCTGCGCTTGCAATGTACCATACAGCAAAAACAAAGCAGAAAAAAGTAACGGCATCATTAATGTTAGCTGCTGGATTTGCTGCATTCTTTACGGGAGTAACAGAACCGCTTGAATTTGCTTTTATGTTTGTTGCACCAGCGCTTTATTTTGTGCATGCAATATTAATGGGACTTTCGTTAACAATAGCGGCATTGTTCCATTGGACGGCAGGATTTAGCTTTAGTGGGGGCTTTATCGACTTTTTCTTAAGTTTACGAGTTCCAATCGCTAACCAGCCATATATGTTAATTCTTCAGGGACTAGTTTTTGCAGTTATTTACTATTTCTTATTCAGATTCTTGATCGTGAAATTCAACTTGAAAACACCAGGTAGAGAGGATGATCCTGTTGCAGTTGGAGAGGGAGTACTTGGAGAATCAACGGCTACAGCAGGTGCTTCAGGAAGCAAATTTGCGAATATGGCTGCGATTATTTATGAAGGTTTAGGGGGAGATGCAAATGTCACTGGTGTTGACAATTGTATTACCCGCTTAAGAGTAGATGTGCGAAATATGAATGCGGTCGATCAAAATAAAATAAAATCAGCCGGTGTTCCAGGAATTAAAGTCGTAGGTTCGAATCATATTCAAGTTGTTGTAGGGACATCTGTACAATTTGTCGCTGATGAAATTGCAAAAATACGTGATGAAAAAGGTGCCTGA